AGCCCGTGATACCAGAGGCTCTGCCAGTGGCCCGACAGCGAATCGATCCCGGCCCCCCAGAACGGGACGGTGTCCATGACGCCGCCCGCCAGCGGGATCGGTAGGCCGTATTCCTTGTACTGCTTGAGGAAGGTGGTCTGGTCGGCGCCGGCCAGGTTGATGTAGACGAAGTCCGGCTTGGCCTGGCGGATCTTGAGGATATAGGCGCTGTAGTCCGGCGTGTTCGTGGGGACCATGTCGTTGGCCACCACGGAGCCGCCGTTCTCCGTGAGAAAGCGCGAGGAGACGCGGAAGAGGTCGTGGCCGAAGGCGTAGTCGGCCGTGAGCATGTACCACTTGGCGCCCTTGATCAGGTTCTTGCTCTTCTGCCACTGACCGATGGTCTTGGTGTACATCGTGTTGCAGCCTTCGACGTGGAACATGAAACGGTTGCAGTTCTTGCCGCGCAGCTCGTCGGAGTTGGCGCCCGAGTTGATGTAGAGGACCTTGTAGCGGTTGGCCTGCTCCGCGATGGCGAGCGCCGAGGCCGAGGAGATCTCGCCCACCAGGCAGAGGACCTTGTCGCGCTCGACGAGTTTCTGCACCTTGGTGACCGCCACGCCGGGGTTGACGCTGTCTTCCGCGATCAACTCGACCTTCCGGCCCAGCACCCCGCCGGCCGTATTGGTCTCGTCCACCGCCATCTGGGCCGCGTTGAGCCCGTATTCGCCCAACTGGCCGAGAAAGCCCGTGCGCGGCGTGATATGCCCGATGCGGATGGCGTCGGGCTGGGCGCGCACGATGGCCGGCATGCCCAGGGCGAGAGCCCCCGCGGCGGCGGTCTTGAGCAGGGTCCGGCGGGTCAAGCGTGGTTGGTCATCGCGTGCGGAAGCCATGGGTGTCCTCCCTTTGCGGGGGTCGCGGTTGTGGCCGGTTGGGGGGACGGCGCCGCCCACCGGCCCGGGTAGTAAACCCCGACGCCGCGGCGTTGTCCAGCAACTCAGAGAAGGCCTATAAGCTGAGGCCGGTGCCCTTCCTGAAGATCTGCGCGCTCATCCCCCGAGACGCTTCCGGGCAGCCTCATGGCTGACCAGGCGGCGTTTACGGATGTCCGCGAGGCTCGACCGGAGGGCGGTCGTCGTCTTACGATCGCTCAGGACCTCTAGCGTCTCGATGATGCTCTCGTAGAGCTCCCACGGCAGGAGCGCTAGCGCCGGGCGCTCGGGGAAATCCAGGAGCGCCGCTGGAGGGATTTACCTAGCGCCGGCCGGAAACCTGCCGCTGGCTGCTGGCCTTCGCGGGGCGCCATGACTGAGAACGGGCGTTATGCTATCTACGCCCAAGGCCTCCA
This genomic window from Candidatus Rokuibacteriota bacterium contains:
- a CDS encoding ABC transporter substrate-binding protein — its product is MASARDDQPRLTRRTLLKTAAAGALALGMPAIVRAQPDAIRIGHITPRTGFLGQLGEYGLNAAQMAVDETNTAGGVLGRKVELIAEDSVNPGVAVTKVQKLVERDKVLCLVGEISSASALAIAEQANRYKVLYINSGANSDELRGKNCNRFMFHVEGCNTMYTKTIGQWQKSKNLIKGAKWYMLTADYAFGHDLFRVSSRFLTENGGSVVANDMVPTNTPDYSAYILKIRQAKPDFVYINLAGADQTTFLKQYKEYGLPIPLAGGVMDTVPFWGAGIDSLSGHWQSLWYHGLTVPASQAFTKRYSDKHGKPPDNQAWGDYVAVKILLQAMAETKSTEAAKWVPYFEKGATFDILKGRKGSFRNWDHQLLQEMYVVKVKDKKDAKDKWDIFELVQTVPAANESFEVIQPTRQENPCTLA